The proteins below come from a single Arthrobacter sp. zg-Y1171 genomic window:
- a CDS encoding RIP metalloprotease, whose translation MTILLFILGVLFVATGIAASIALHEVGHLLPAKAFKVRVTQYMIGFGPTVFSRTRGETEYGVKALPLGGYVSMVGMFPPNKEHDGEVRRSSTGMFQQLATEARQAETDRLVEGDEDRVFYKLPVYKRIIIMLGGPFMNLLIGVVLFAVLLMGFGTAQTTTTLASVNECVISAEQQAATGQTDCTEADPAAPAHEAGLLPGDTITKFDGRDVTSWEELTGWIREAAGRTVPLTYERDGVEAQTSITPLLTERPVVGDDGAAKTDDAGNYLTEEVGFIGVGAEQELVNQPATAVLPAVGDNLVNIAGVVVNLPQRLVDVAQAAFSSEPRDPNGPMSVVGVGRIAGEISAEEAIPLTDRVATLIGLVASVNLALFVFNLIPLLPLDGGHVAGALWEGLRRRVAKLFRRPDPGPFDMAKLLPLTYAVAVLLMGMGALLIYADIVKPVSLFN comes from the coding sequence TGGCGTGCTGTTCGTGGCGACCGGCATTGCTGCCTCCATCGCCCTGCACGAGGTAGGCCACCTCCTGCCGGCCAAGGCCTTCAAGGTGCGGGTCACCCAGTACATGATCGGGTTCGGACCCACCGTTTTCTCCCGGACCCGCGGCGAAACCGAATACGGTGTCAAGGCACTGCCCCTGGGCGGTTACGTTTCCATGGTGGGTATGTTCCCGCCCAACAAGGAACACGACGGCGAGGTGCGGCGTTCCAGCACCGGCATGTTCCAGCAGCTCGCCACCGAAGCGCGGCAGGCTGAGACCGACCGCCTGGTCGAGGGCGACGAGGACCGGGTCTTCTATAAGCTTCCCGTCTACAAGCGGATCATCATCATGCTCGGTGGGCCGTTCATGAACCTGCTGATCGGCGTCGTGCTTTTTGCGGTGCTGCTGATGGGCTTCGGCACCGCGCAGACCACCACCACGCTGGCCTCGGTCAACGAGTGCGTGATTTCCGCCGAGCAGCAGGCCGCCACCGGACAGACCGACTGCACGGAAGCCGACCCGGCCGCCCCTGCCCATGAGGCGGGCCTGCTTCCCGGGGACACCATCACGAAGTTCGACGGCCGGGACGTTACGTCCTGGGAAGAGCTCACGGGCTGGATCCGCGAGGCTGCCGGACGCACGGTTCCGCTGACCTATGAGCGGGACGGCGTCGAAGCCCAGACCAGCATCACGCCGCTGCTCACGGAACGTCCGGTGGTGGGCGACGACGGCGCCGCCAAGACCGACGACGCCGGCAACTACCTCACGGAGGAAGTGGGCTTCATCGGAGTCGGCGCGGAGCAGGAACTGGTGAACCAGCCGGCCACGGCTGTGCTGCCTGCGGTGGGGGACAACCTGGTCAACATCGCCGGCGTGGTGGTCAACCTTCCCCAGCGCCTGGTGGACGTTGCCCAGGCCGCGTTCTCCTCCGAACCCCGGGACCCGAACGGACCCATGAGCGTGGTGGGCGTCGGCCGCATTGCCGGGGAAATCTCCGCCGAGGAAGCCATTCCGCTAACGGACCGGGTGGCAACGCTCATTGGACTCGTTGCCAGCGTGAACCTGGCGCTGTTCGTCTTCAACCTCATTCCGCTGCTGCCCCTGGACGGAGGCCACGTTGCCGGGGCGCTGTGGGAGGGACTGCGGCGCCGCGTGGCGAAACTGTTCCGCCGTCCGGACCCGGGGCCCTTCGACATGGCGAAGCTGCTTCCGCTGACGTACGCCGTGGCGGTGCTGCTGATGGGGATGGGCGCGCTGCTGATCTACGCGGACATCGTGAAGCCGGTCAGCCTGTTCAACTAG
- a CDS encoding helix-turn-helix domain-containing protein translates to MFVLTIDQRNSQGSEDKVPQLLAALADLPMLLAFERSVGDEIQGVCDSARTATDAVLRVLRDGDWYVGVGVGGVHEPLPASPRAAGGPAFVAARRAVDRAKKSGDRPPVAVEGSPGAPEAEAVLVLLGRLIAERTDAEWRILQHVDPGKWGSQTAAARKLGISSQAVSKAARRGGWQEEWAARPAAAVLLERADDLAGGTGPAQRRTDQ, encoded by the coding sequence ATGTTCGTCCTCACGATCGACCAGCGCAACAGCCAGGGCAGCGAAGACAAGGTGCCGCAGCTCCTGGCTGCCCTCGCAGACCTGCCGATGCTGCTGGCCTTCGAACGGTCGGTGGGGGATGAGATCCAGGGCGTCTGCGACTCGGCCCGGACCGCTACCGACGCCGTTCTACGCGTCCTGCGGGACGGGGACTGGTACGTGGGTGTCGGCGTCGGAGGGGTCCATGAACCCCTGCCGGCCAGCCCCCGCGCAGCAGGAGGACCGGCCTTTGTCGCGGCCCGCCGGGCGGTGGACCGGGCCAAGAAAAGCGGCGACCGGCCGCCCGTTGCGGTGGAGGGATCGCCGGGCGCCCCCGAGGCAGAGGCGGTCCTGGTCCTGCTCGGCCGCTTGATCGCCGAACGCACGGACGCCGAATGGCGGATCCTGCAGCACGTGGACCCCGGTAAATGGGGTTCGCAGACTGCTGCTGCCCGTAAGCTCGGCATCAGTTCCCAGGCGGTGAGCAAGGCGGCCAGGCGGGGCGGCTGGCAGGAGGAATGGGCTGCACGGCCCGCAGCGGCAGTGTTGCTGGAGCGTGCCGATGACCTCGCCGGCGGAACGGGACCAGCTCAACGAAGGACGGATCAATGA
- a CDS encoding YciI family protein, whose translation MSIFAVEYVYDADSAELRDQHRPAHRQWLQQLVDEGHVLSAGAFVDGAGALLLVVAEDETGLLALLKQDPFAVVGAISGMKTTAWKPALGAFSDLA comes from the coding sequence ATGAGTATTTTTGCAGTTGAGTATGTCTACGACGCCGATTCGGCCGAACTCCGCGACCAGCACCGTCCCGCACACCGCCAGTGGCTGCAGCAGCTTGTGGATGAGGGGCATGTCCTGTCTGCGGGCGCGTTCGTGGACGGCGCCGGAGCGCTGCTGTTGGTTGTTGCAGAGGATGAAACCGGCCTGCTTGCCCTGCTGAAGCAGGATCCGTTCGCCGTTGTCGGCGCTATTTCCGGTATGAAGACCACTGCCTGGAAACCTGCCCTCGGCGCATTCTCCGACCTCGCGTAG
- the ispG gene encoding flavodoxin-dependent (E)-4-hydroxy-3-methylbut-2-enyl-diphosphate synthase gives MTSVNLGMPAAPPPTLAPRRKTRQIKVGSVGVGSDSPISVQSMTTTPTTDINATLQQIAELTASGCDIVRVACPSADDAAALPIIAKKSQIPVIADIHFQPKYVFAAIDAGCAAVRVNPGNIRKFDDQVKQIANAAKDAGVSIRIGVNAGSLDPRLLAKYGKATPEALVESAVWEASLFEEHDFHDFKISVKHNDPVVMVRAYELLAERGDWPLHLGVTEAGPAFQGTIKSATAFGALLSKGIGDTIRVSLSAPPVEEIKVGNQILQSLNLRPRKLEIVSCPSCGRAQVDVYTLAEQVTAGLEGMTIPLRVAVMGCVVNGPGEAREADLGVASGNGKGQIFVKGEVIKTVPEDQIVETLIEEAMRIAEDMGEPDGEDAGTGGPMVTVS, from the coding sequence TTGACCTCGGTCAACCTTGGAATGCCAGCTGCACCGCCGCCCACGCTTGCGCCCCGCCGCAAGACCCGCCAGATCAAAGTGGGCTCCGTTGGAGTCGGCTCGGACTCGCCGATCAGCGTTCAGTCCATGACCACCACCCCCACCACGGACATCAACGCGACTCTGCAGCAGATCGCCGAACTGACGGCGTCCGGCTGCGACATCGTCCGCGTTGCCTGCCCCAGCGCCGATGATGCGGCCGCGCTGCCGATCATTGCGAAGAAGTCCCAGATCCCGGTGATCGCTGACATCCACTTCCAGCCGAAGTATGTCTTCGCGGCGATCGACGCCGGCTGTGCGGCGGTGCGTGTGAATCCCGGAAACATCCGGAAGTTCGACGACCAGGTCAAGCAGATCGCCAATGCCGCGAAGGACGCGGGCGTCTCCATCCGCATCGGCGTGAACGCCGGGTCCCTCGACCCGCGGCTGCTGGCCAAGTACGGCAAGGCAACGCCGGAGGCGCTGGTTGAATCCGCCGTCTGGGAAGCATCCCTCTTCGAGGAACACGACTTCCACGACTTCAAGATTTCCGTAAAGCACAATGACCCCGTGGTCATGGTGCGTGCCTACGAACTGCTGGCCGAACGCGGCGACTGGCCCCTGCACCTGGGCGTGACCGAAGCCGGTCCCGCTTTCCAGGGCACCATCAAGTCCGCCACTGCTTTCGGGGCGTTGCTGTCCAAGGGCATCGGCGACACCATCCGCGTTTCCCTCTCCGCTCCTCCGGTGGAGGAGATCAAGGTTGGAAACCAGATCCTGCAGTCGCTGAACCTGCGGCCCCGCAAGCTCGAAATCGTCTCCTGCCCGTCCTGCGGGCGCGCCCAGGTGGACGTCTACACGCTGGCGGAGCAGGTCACCGCGGGCCTCGAAGGCATGACCATCCCGCTGCGCGTTGCCGTGATGGGCTGCGTAGTAAATGGACCCGGTGAAGCGCGCGAAGCGGACCTGGGTGTAGCCTCCGGTAACGGCAAGGGCCAGATCTTTGTCAAGGGTGAAGTTATCAAGACCGTCCCCGAAGACCAGATTGTGGAAACCCTCATCGAAGAAGCGATGAGGATCGCGGAAGATATGGGAGAACCCGATGGCGAGGATGCTGGGACGGGTGGCCCCATGGTTACCGTCAGCTAA
- a CDS encoding GNAT family N-acetyltransferase has translation MAPWLPSAKSDIRSASSSAALRILRDDDTVALWDLAAADPVANIFMLSHLETARTAAPTSAGGRIVGVFDGGTLIGACWSGVNVVPVGLDADTGPEVGQYLAKSRNRFSSIFGPSEAVLSLWSELRNVSPQPFDVRPEQPLLQIAEPSAVVAAPGLRPARLEELDVLLPACTAMFEEEVGYSPVSNGDRHYRQRVKGLIERRQSLVDFDAAGRVVFKAELGTVSRQAVQVQGVWMNPEYRGQGLSRSYMSAVVGAALDVAPVVSLYVNSYNAPARATYEAVGFNQVGTFATILF, from the coding sequence GTGGCCCCATGGTTACCGTCAGCTAAGTCCGATATCCGCAGCGCCTCCTCGAGTGCGGCGCTGCGGATCCTGCGCGACGACGACACCGTTGCACTGTGGGATCTGGCCGCCGCCGACCCGGTCGCCAACATTTTCATGCTTTCCCACTTGGAGACGGCCCGGACGGCAGCACCCACCTCGGCGGGTGGACGGATTGTGGGAGTGTTCGACGGCGGCACGCTGATCGGTGCGTGCTGGTCCGGTGTGAACGTGGTTCCAGTCGGTCTCGATGCCGATACCGGCCCGGAGGTCGGACAGTATCTGGCCAAGTCGCGGAACCGGTTCTCGTCCATCTTCGGTCCCTCAGAGGCGGTGCTCTCCCTCTGGTCCGAGCTTCGGAATGTTTCCCCGCAGCCGTTCGATGTCCGTCCGGAGCAGCCCCTGCTGCAGATCGCCGAGCCCTCCGCCGTCGTTGCGGCGCCGGGGCTGCGTCCTGCCCGCCTTGAAGAGCTCGATGTGCTGCTGCCCGCCTGCACGGCCATGTTCGAGGAAGAAGTGGGCTACTCGCCGGTCTCCAACGGAGACCGGCACTACCGGCAGCGGGTCAAGGGCCTGATCGAACGCCGTCAGTCGCTGGTGGATTTCGACGCCGCCGGCCGGGTGGTGTTCAAGGCCGAGCTCGGTACGGTCTCCCGGCAGGCCGTGCAGGTGCAGGGTGTCTGGATGAATCCGGAATACCGCGGACAGGGGCTGAGCCGGTCCTACATGTCCGCCGTCGTTGGCGCCGCCCTGGACGTTGCCCCGGTTGTCAGCCTGTATGTGAACTCCTATAACGCGCCGGCCCGTGCCACGTATGAGGCCGTCGGCTTCAATCAGGTGGGTACCTTCGCAACCATCCTCTTCTAG